A DNA window from Pseudoalteromonas rubra contains the following coding sequences:
- a CDS encoding SDR family oxidoreductase, with the protein MNSPLELDMSFDARLQQEYHEQIVWISGVGQGIGLAAAQRFHALGAKVIGFDRQFSDLSVLHRAVECDLSAPELLAQQLDKLVAEGLVPYNLINVAGVLELGDLEQLTLAQWQHCQTVNSTAVFTFLRACTPHFKQQGKGAVVTVGSNAADTPRQQMAAYCASKAAVTQLTLTAGLELANFGVRCNVIAPGSTLTPMQTGMWQDEKGAQRVIDGFAAQYKLGIPLQKLATAEEIADSIVFVASSLSSHTTLQVITLDGGATF; encoded by the coding sequence ATGAACTCACCGCTGGAGCTGGATATGTCGTTTGATGCCAGACTGCAACAGGAATATCACGAGCAGATCGTGTGGATCAGTGGCGTCGGCCAGGGTATCGGCCTGGCCGCCGCACAGCGTTTTCATGCACTGGGTGCCAAAGTGATTGGTTTTGATCGCCAGTTTAGCGATCTCAGTGTGCTGCATCGTGCCGTGGAATGTGACCTAAGTGCACCGGAGCTGCTCGCGCAACAGCTGGACAAACTGGTCGCGGAGGGACTTGTCCCATACAACCTGATCAATGTCGCCGGGGTGCTGGAGTTGGGCGACCTGGAGCAATTGACGCTGGCTCAGTGGCAGCACTGTCAAACCGTCAACAGCACTGCAGTGTTTACTTTTTTACGCGCCTGCACGCCGCATTTTAAACAGCAAGGTAAAGGCGCAGTGGTCACTGTTGGTTCCAACGCTGCTGATACCCCACGCCAGCAAATGGCAGCCTATTGCGCCTCCAAAGCTGCGGTGACACAGCTGACGCTCACAGCCGGGCTGGAGCTGGCCAACTTTGGTGTGCGTTGTAATGTGATAGCACCAGGTTCGACGCTGACACCAATGCAGACTGGCATGTGGCAAGATGAAAAGGGTGCACAACGAGTGATTGATGGCTTTGCAGCGCAGTATAAGCTGGGGATCCCGTTACAGAAGCTGGCCACTGCAGAAGAAATTGCCGACAGTATCGTGTTTGTGGCATCCAGCCTGTCTTCTCATACCACCTTACAGGTGATCACCCTAGATGGTGGCGCGACGTTTTAA
- a CDS encoding condensation domain-containing protein, with product MSSALPLTDSQQAMWLLHTISGRGTLFNVAECIEFQGQISATMLQQALAHVWQSSDCLAGRFVHDASFVPQLSPNKDVPQIHIQTQDTQPEDVQAFANDFVAPAMAQSFSLPDEALLKLTLVRTPEQDLLFIVGHHLLLDGYGFGLFTQALNRSYNALQKGRALPNLRFGTQAQLLAWQRSETYLARQQVAKATLISWLENTPPAKSFSTSEADVTEANRRQSATLSRADWHTIQSAASLCQAGHAELLIAAVCAALVAKSGQYHVTLGMIMMNRQHQVELSTPCVQSNVMPLPLELDAEMTLSQCCRVINQGIKSLKTLQTFRVEDLKRERNKQGLSPHVYGPTVNLLPFSSNPKYGAVSCQSHILSAGATDDIMLQWHLLQDQPAKLDTDANVARYTDSEQQQVQKQIFAAARSWSAQPNRTLNSVINELTAGAGYVV from the coding sequence ATGTCCAGCGCGTTGCCATTAACCGACTCGCAACAGGCGATGTGGCTGCTGCACACCATCAGCGGCCGGGGAACACTGTTCAACGTCGCCGAATGTATAGAGTTTCAGGGTCAGATCTCCGCAACCATGTTACAACAGGCCCTTGCCCACGTGTGGCAAAGCAGTGATTGTCTGGCAGGCCGGTTTGTCCATGACGCCAGTTTTGTGCCTCAGCTTAGCCCGAATAAAGATGTGCCACAGATCCACATTCAAACCCAGGACACCCAACCAGAAGACGTTCAGGCTTTTGCCAATGACTTTGTTGCACCAGCGATGGCACAAAGTTTTTCATTGCCCGATGAAGCCTTGCTAAAACTGACGCTGGTACGCACGCCAGAGCAAGATCTGCTGTTTATTGTGGGTCACCATCTGTTGCTAGATGGCTATGGGTTTGGCTTATTTACTCAGGCATTGAATCGCAGTTATAACGCATTACAAAAAGGCCGGGCTCTGCCGAATTTACGCTTTGGCACGCAGGCTCAGTTATTGGCATGGCAACGCAGCGAAACCTACCTGGCGCGCCAGCAAGTGGCGAAAGCCACCCTGATCTCCTGGCTTGAGAACACCCCGCCAGCAAAAAGCTTTAGCACCAGTGAGGCCGATGTGACGGAGGCTAACCGCCGCCAAAGTGCGACTTTAAGCCGTGCAGACTGGCATACTATTCAGTCGGCTGCTTCCTTATGTCAGGCGGGCCACGCCGAGTTGCTAATCGCCGCCGTGTGCGCTGCACTGGTCGCCAAATCGGGGCAGTACCATGTCACCCTGGGCATGATCATGATGAACCGCCAGCACCAGGTGGAGCTCAGTACGCCCTGTGTGCAGAGCAACGTAATGCCACTGCCACTGGAATTGGATGCTGAGATGACCCTCAGTCAGTGCTGCCGGGTGATCAACCAGGGGATCAAATCCCTCAAGACACTGCAGACCTTCCGGGTGGAAGACCTCAAACGTGAACGCAACAAGCAAGGCCTGAGCCCACATGTGTATGGCCCAACAGTGAACCTGTTGCCGTTTTCCAGCAACCCTAAATACGGGGCAGTGTCGTGCCAGTCGCATATTCTCAGCGCCGGTGCCACCGACGACATTATGTTGCAATGGCACTTGCTGCAGGACCAACCTGCTAAGCTGGATACCGACGCCAACGTCGCCCGCTATACAGACTCTGAGCAGCAGCAAGTACAAAAGCAGATCTTCGCCGCAGCCCGCAGCTGGTCAGCACAACCGAATCGCACACTCAACTCGGTCATCAATGAACTCACCGCTGGAGCTGGATATGTCGTTTGA
- a CDS encoding isochorismatase family protein has product MSIPKLSHYPLPRAAELPENRVDWQLDANRAALLIHDVQHYFVGYYGDNNPLIETMISHIQRLKQFCYDQGIPVYYTAQPIKQGQHERGLLSDMWGPGLQDPAQQPIVDALAPGEQDVVLTKWRYSAFQKCDFEAQLRERNRDQLMIVGIYGHIGVMTTAVDAFMRDIQPFVIADAIADFSRDEHLMALNFVAGRCGKVATVAEILGEETQDITTLEGLKAHILPLIDCEDDEFDEHESLIDYGLDSVQVMNLIALWQQQGIETNFIELAQIPTLAAWVELLEERKED; this is encoded by the coding sequence ATGAGTATTCCTAAGCTATCCCATTATCCGTTACCCCGCGCCGCGGAGTTACCCGAAAACCGCGTTGACTGGCAGCTCGATGCAAACCGTGCCGCCCTGCTGATCCACGATGTTCAGCACTATTTTGTCGGTTACTACGGTGATAATAACCCGCTGATTGAAACCATGATCAGCCACATTCAGCGCCTCAAGCAGTTCTGTTACGACCAGGGTATTCCGGTCTATTACACCGCCCAGCCAATCAAGCAGGGCCAGCATGAACGCGGACTACTGAGCGATATGTGGGGCCCGGGCCTGCAAGACCCGGCGCAACAGCCGATTGTCGATGCACTGGCACCAGGCGAGCAGGATGTAGTCCTGACCAAGTGGCGCTACAGTGCCTTTCAGAAGTGCGACTTTGAAGCGCAACTGCGTGAGCGCAACCGTGACCAGCTGATGATAGTCGGCATCTATGGTCATATCGGGGTGATGACCACCGCGGTAGACGCCTTTATGCGGGACATTCAGCCGTTTGTGATTGCCGATGCGATTGCCGACTTCAGCCGCGATGAGCACCTGATGGCACTGAACTTTGTGGCTGGGCGCTGCGGTAAAGTGGCGACGGTTGCCGAAATCCTGGGAGAAGAAACGCAGGACATCACCACACTGGAAGGCCTCAAAGCGCATATCCTGCCACTGATTGATTGTGAAGATGATGAATTTGATGAGCATGAAAGCCTCATCGATTATGGTCTGGACTCTGTGCAGGTGATGAACCTCATCGCGCTGTGGCAGCAACAAGGCATAGAAACCAACTTCATCGAACTGGCTCAGATCCCGACACTGGCGGCCTGGGTTGAGTTGCTCGAAGAGCGTAAGGAGGACTGA